The Apium graveolens cultivar Ventura chromosome 11, ASM990537v1, whole genome shotgun sequence genome has a window encoding:
- the LOC141698281 gene encoding histone H2B.3-like, giving the protein MAPKAAEKKPAEKKPVAEKAPAEKKPKAGKKLPKEGGAGAVDKKKKRSKKSVETYKIYIFKVLKQVHPDIGISSKAMGIMNSFINDIFEKLAQESSKLARYNKKPTITSREIQTAVRLVLPGELAKHAVSEGTKAVTKFTSS; this is encoded by the coding sequence ATGGCTCCCAAAGCAGCAGAGAAGAAGCCGGCCGAGAAGAAGCCAGTCGCCGAGAAAGCTCCGGCCGAGAAGAAGCCCAAGGCCGGCAAGAAGCTCCCCAAGGAAGGCGGAGCAGGCGCAGTAGacaagaagaagaagagaagcaaGAAGAGCGTGGAGACGTACAAGATTTACATCTTCAAGGTGCTCAAGCAGGTTCATCCTGATATCGGTATCTCCAGCAAAGCCATGGGAATCATGAACAGCTTTATTAACGATATCTTCGAGAAATTGGCTCAGGAGTCTTCAAAGCTTGCCAGGTACAACAAGAAGCCTACCATTACTTCTCGGGAGATTCAGACTGCTGTGAGGCTCGTGCTCCCTGGTGAATTGGCTAAGCACGCTGTTTCTGAAGGTACCAAGGCGGTCACCAAGTTTACTAGCTCTTAG